From Choloepus didactylus isolate mChoDid1 chromosome 19, mChoDid1.pri, whole genome shotgun sequence, one genomic window encodes:
- the LOC119516076 gene encoding glutaredoxin-1-like produces MAQESMNSKIHPRKVIVFIKPTCPYCRKIQEIPCQMPFKQGLPEFVAITATSDTNTIQDDFQQLTGARMVPWVFIRKDYIGGCSDLISMQKSGELESWLWQIEALK; encoded by the exons ATGGCTCAAGAATCTATGAATAGCAAAATCCACCCCAGGAAGGTGATTGTGTTCATTAAGCCCACCTGTCCCTACTGCAGAAAGATCCAAGAGATCCCCTGTCAAATGC ccttCAAACAAGGACTTCCGGAATTTGTTGCTATCACAGCCACCAGTGACACAAACACAATTCAAGATGATTTCCAACAGCTCACAGGGGCAAGAATGGTACCTTGGGTCTTTATCAGAAAAGATTATATAGGTGGATGCTCTGATCTAATAAGTATGCAAAAGAGTGGGGAACTGGAGTCCTGGTTATGGCAAATTGAAGCTCTAAAATAA